The DNA sequence CGACGACGTCCGTGCCCGCACCGGCCGCAACCGTATGGAAGTTGCCTACCTCGGCGATGTCCTGGTCGGCTGTACCACCGTGCGCCCGCCCACCGCCGACAACCGTGCCACCGCCACGGTCATCGTCCGTGTCCTGCCCGGGTACCGGCGCCGCGGCGTCGGCACCCGCCTCTACAAGCGCGTCCTGGGCCAGGCCCGCGCGTTGGACGCTCAGGTCATCGAGACCGTGGTGCTGGCCTCCAACCCGGACGGACTGCTCTTCGCCGAGCAGCACGGCTTCACCGAGCTTGAGCGTTATCTTCTGCGCGACGGCGACACCGTGCCCTGGATCGACCTGCGCCTGACCTGACCCGCAGGCCGCAGCGTGCCTGGCCGGCTCCCACGCAGGCTGGCGGCGGGGGCGGCCCCGGCCGTACTGCGTCCCGTGATCGGGGACCGGGGCCTGTCCCGCACACTCCATACCGGCACGGGCCGGGATGGAGCCTATAGCCCGCCGCGGGACCACAGTTCCCGGGGTTTCGGTCACACGTGCGATGCCGGGCATGGGTGTCCGGCGGGCGCGGCCCTGGCGGACGGGGCATGCTGCCGACCGGGGGCGGTGCCGGCGACGTGTGACGGCTGCCGGTCCTGCCCGCGGTCGACAGCGCCACGGGGCTGGGAGCAGCCCGTCCGGCAGGTAGCTCCCCGCACTCGCCATTGCACCCCTCGGCAGGGTGAGAGCAGGGGTTGACGCGCGGGGGCGGGGTGAGCCCCACCCGGACAGAGTGCTCGCCCCCGGCCGTGGGACGAGGTTCCGCGGACGGTCCACGCCGTCGAGCGCGTCCGCGTTCGCCGTCCGCAGGGCGGCCACCCTCGCCCGGCCCGGCCCGGCCGGCCACGCATCCGCCGGCTGACGGCTCTTGGGCCGCGGCGGGCGCCGGTCAGCCTGGCGGCGCATCGACGTCCTCACACGCGCTGTTGGCGGTCGTCTCGGGCGCAGTGGCGATCGCCTCCTGCCAGTGCTGCCGCTCCCCCGCCAGGCCCCGCGCGGCCGGTTCGGCGTACCAGGCCCATGCCTCGGTGCCCGCGGCTCCGGCCGTCGGTCCGGACTGGACCGCGATCACGTACTGGCGGCCGGGCTCCAGCACCGCGTAGCGGTCCGGGTCCTCGGTGGCGTACCGGCCCGGGCTGCCGCCGTTCTTCACCCCCTGCGTGACGTCCAGGACGTCGCCGAACTCGCCCTTGAGAGCCTGCAGGGTTTTCACACGGGTCGTGAGGTAGGCGCTGCCGCCGTCCTCCCGGTAGCGGGTGTTCTCGACGGCTTCGACGACGGCCACCGCCTGGGACTGCGCCGCGACGACGTCGTCACGGCCGAGGTCGGGGCCGCACACCGCGTGCGTGGTCCCGGCCTCCTGGGCGGGGATGGTGAACCAGGCCGCGCCCGCCGCGGCGACGGCCGCGACGAGGCAGCCGCCGACCCACACCTTCACGCTCATGATCAGCCCCACAGCTTCTTCAGGTTGGCCTTGTCGACGTCCGTCGGGGCGTCCGGGTACTGGGCGACGTCCGGCCACATCACCGAGGAGACCGCGTTCTTCCCGCTGCCCGATTTGTGGCACAGCCCGAGCGCGTGGCCGAGCTCGTGCGCCGCGACCATCCGGCGTGTGGCCGGGTCGTAGGTGTCCATGCGCGCCTTGTTGAAGCGGATCAGGTCCGTCGCCGCCGGCCCGGGACGTCGCGACCACACCCCGGCCGCTGCGCTCCGCGGGTCGGAGAAGTCCTCGTAGTTCAGGTCGTTGACGGTCGTCGCCGCATCCGGCGCGATCCTGATCCTCGCCCCCGGGTACGACCACGCCCTGTTGGCGTGGGCGTACTCGGCCTTGTACTTCGTGCTCGCTGTCCACCGGATCTCGCCGTCATCGACCGAGCTGTCCGCACGCGTCTCGGTGGCGTCGCTCCCCGACTTCGCGATGCACGGCGCAGCCACCGCAGCAT is a window from the Streptomyces spororaveus genome containing:
- a CDS encoding GNAT family N-acetyltransferase, encoding DDVRARTGRNRMEVAYLGDVLVGCTTVRPPTADNRATATVIVRVLPGYRRRGVGTRLYKRVLGQARALDAQVIETVVLASNPDGLLFAEQHGFTELERYLLRDGDTVPWIDLRLT
- a CDS encoding matrixin family metalloprotease, which encodes MRNLLAGPAVFAAVLLLAPAPAHAAVAAPCIAKSGSDATETRADSSVDDGEIRWTASTKYKAEYAHANRAWSYPGARIRIAPDAATTVNDLNYEDFSDPRSAAAGVWSRRPGPAATDLIRFNKARMDTYDPATRRMVAAHELGHALGLCHKSGSGKNAVSSVMWPDVAQYPDAPTDVDKANLKKLWG